Part of the Cololabis saira isolate AMF1-May2022 chromosome 15, fColSai1.1, whole genome shotgun sequence genome, cataataaaataattgaaaaataagtcgttaaaataataagaaataactaGATAGCAATAAATTAAACCatactaataaaataaatacaattcagaagtcagaggtttttttttttttccctcaacaaTTCTGTTGCTACCAACACTAACACAGTTTCTAAGTGGAGAATATTTAGTTCTTAAAGAACTATCGAGTGCTATCAGAGGACTTTCATGATTTGGTGCTGTATCCTCATTAAAACCTATGTTTATATTTAACACAATGCACGCTTCTCTCCAGCATGTCTGCAGTGTTACACCTGCGTATTTCCAGCCATCTCACCTCTGGACTGCTTGAAATATCCGCTGGAGTGTCCGGCCGGCCAACGCTGCCTCTCTAGTGAGGCGACAGGAACACGAGGTAAGATCCAGATGTGTATTGGACTGATGTGATACAATGCGTCTACGGGGGATTACTCTTCAGCGTGATGGTCACCAACTGGCAGGAGAAACGTCTTCTCAGAAGATGAGTGATGAGATTTGCACAGTTCAACACCATTTACGTCCTCTTTAATCTTTTAGAGGTCAAATCTTGATTTTGGTTCTTGTGCAATAAGCAAGCATTGAGAGACATTATTAAAAGACTGATGTAAAATATAGTTTTAATTAGTTATAGTAAGTTCAGCCTGCACCATCTGGTATCCGTGTGTGCTGCTACAGTCtgggaaaaaatacaataaaaagaaaaagaatagcTAAATAAAGCAGGTCCACTTCTCATCAGTCCAGGCCAGCTCTCTAATAGATGTGAGGCCATTAAATTATCTCTAAAAATAGCTCTTAGATCACTGGATGTGGTAAATGTTCTCTCCTTCTCATTAGAGGATTGTCCCTATAAACACTCACAGTTTCCATTATCAatggggcgcaggcaggtggaagcagcagcgggatgaccagaggtggggggggcgcaggcaggtggaagcagcagcgggatgaccagaggggagggggaccgcaggcaggtggaataCGTAATTTTAGTCTCCTTGTGCCTTTAAACATCTTTAGTTTAAATGATTTCTTCCATTTATGGCTCTATTACCACAAATAATGAATGATTGATTATATAAGTGATTGAAGTAATTCTGCCTAGCAATACCATTTGTGGGCACATGAAGGCAGCACATCATGTGTCAACCCCTGgaaccttttccaccaaaccggttccagggctgagtttggaaccgagCTTTCCGTTTCCAccgacaaagaactggctctgggCTAGAAAAACCAGGTCCAAGTTGTTAAGACCAATGGCAATAGCAAGAcagtgacattttcaaataagcaacAAATGAATATGGATGCAGTTGAACGTGTTTTCAACAAGCACCAGcacagaaccagctctggataTGTAGAAGTTGTATTACTGCTTAGAGTGGCCTCTAAATTAACATACCTGGGGAAAGATTTAAGTGGTTGAATACATTCAACtcaaatgaatgaattttaGTTCAACTGGGTGCTTACCGACTGAAACAAGAACAAGCGAGatactttacattttttaatagACTCAACTCTATTTATAAGAAATGTATCCATATCCTAAACCCTGCAAGTTCTACACAGAAAACtatgttacagttcagaaaatcaCAGCTATAGCACGAGACGCTGCCAGAGGTCATTTCTCACTGCCAAAAACAAAGACTAACTATAGGAAGAGAACGGTGATGTACAGAGCTATGTATGAATGGAACTTACTTCCCAAACACTTTGAGTGAACTACAAGcataaaagaattcaaattattagtaaagaaacatctcttaaataaatacatataaaacttatttaaaaattattaaatgGCTATTGGTTTACTAAAAATGGTCATGGGTTCAAGTTACGATAAGTGATTATAACTTAAACGTATGAATTGGTTGATGCTATTTAAAGAAGgtatgattttgtattttaatgcattatatctaaatgtttaacaaccttaatgtgagtgtcaaaaggagcactggtcttatttgacagaaatctagaatatattttgtagtaaaatttccttttttttttttttcctttttttctcttttctatgtttctttttctttttcttctactacatctttaggtttgcttttaatttttgtcatgtactgtataatatgtgtcggaccccaggaaaaatagctgcagttttgctgcagctaatggggatccaaataaaattataaacaataaactcACAAAGCAACTTTATGAAAAGACCTGCAgatctatggaggattttttgtgccaaaattaaataaataaatacatcattgattaattaaaatgggaatgaaatatataattaattaattaaatgtgtcattaattaattaaaattagaatgaaatatgtaattaattaattaaaatacaattcattttaagtaaaaatatatatttattatttcagcatttaattaattaatgacacatttaattaatgatttcgtgttgctgaatcatgaaatgtaaatgtaaaactgtcagtttcactcgtctcCAACAAATGCTCATCTGAACACTGAATCTTCTTCCCCCTTTTCTGCCCTCCCAGGCGGCATACGCCTGACCATTTACGAGAAGAGCTGTGCCGTCCCCAGCCAGTGTGGGCTGTCCGGGCAGAAGTATTCCACAGGCGTCTCCTTCAACTACACCAACGACTGCTGTGACACTGACCTCTGCAACGGTGCCGTGTCCGGTGCTGCCCTCAGCTGGAGAGGAGCAGCGTTCTGCCTGCTGCCCGCCATCACCCTCCTGCTGGCCTGAGACCACAGCACAGGGATCACACCATCCAGATTGTCTGGAGAAAAATAAGCCTACGGTGCAATCACGGCCTCAGAAATCTCTTCAAATAAGAGAAAAGATCATTGCAACAGTTGCTTCCTATCATTTTGGCCTCTGTCTACCCCCTCCTCTGTTCTTTTTCACCCAATATGATATATACCTCTAATAATCTACTAaccatttacaggactgtctcagaaaatttgaatattgtgattttctgtaatgcaattattattgattattaattagaatattctgggaatcttaatatcAAACTATGAGCCATaattagcaatattaaaataataaaaggcttgcaatatttcagttgatttgtaattaatccagaatgtatgacatttttgtttttttaattgcattacagaaaataaataactttataacaatattctaattttctgagacagtcctgtatacccaTCAGCCTCAGGCTGGAACCAGCTGCATGAAATAATAGGCCATAAAAGAGCCGGTTTCACAAAATATGGTCAATAAATAACCACAAACTAAAATACATTTAAGAACAAAATAATTGTTAAATGACACTGATGCCACAAGCAGATGCTGCCTCAGTTTAACGGTAGCAATGGTGCTGTAGATTGTCTGTATTTACTATTTAcacttcatctttttttcccttgttgTACTTTACATATTTGACTTA contains:
- the LOC133461319 gene encoding prostate stem cell antigen-like; this encodes MPRFQLLVGLLCCLPLAACLQCYTCVFPAISPLDCLKYPLECPAGQRCLSSEATGTRGGIRLTIYEKSCAVPSQCGLSGQKYSTGVSFNYTNDCCDTDLCNGAVSGAALSWRGAAFCLLPAITLLLA